The DNA sequence ATGCAGACGGTCAGGGCAGCGGCGGCACCGATGCCTACTTGTCCATGCAGTCGGGCTCGGCCAGTACCGACACCTGGGTGCTCACCGAAGGCAAGGTCGATGCGACCACCTTGCTGCCGCGGCCGCTGGAGCCCGCCGAGCTGGCGGACTGGCGGCGCGTCATCACCAGCCGCGCAGCGGAGAACCTGTTCTGGCTCGGCCGCTACACCGAGCGTGCGGAAAACTCCGTGCGGCTGGCGCGGCTGACGCTGGAGGCGCTGCCGGCCGGCAGCACCGGCGTGCTGCAGGTCATGCATGCGCTGCTGGTGCGGCACGGCATGATCCCCGCCGTGGTGCCGCTGCCGGCGCATCCGTCCGGGCAGGCTGCGCGGGTCTTCGAGCGCACCCTGATCCACGCCATGGGTGACCCGCGTGCCGGTGCCAGCATCGCCTTCAACCTGCAGGCCTTGCGCGGCTGTGCCGAGGCGCTGCGCGAGCGGCTGTCCACCGAACACTGGGGGCTGATCAAGCACCTGAGCGAGCTGTTCTCGCGCCAGCTCACCGCCATCGAGGCCCGCGAGGGGCACGAGCCACTCAGCGATGTGCTGGGTGTGCTCAACCAGGCTGCGCTGCATCTGGCGGCCATCACGGGCGCCCAGACCGACCGCATGACCCGCGACGACGGCTGGCGCCTGCTCAGCGTCGCGCGTCAGATCGAGCGGCTGGACATGCTGGCGAATGCGCTGGCCACGGGCATCAAGGCGGGCCTGGCCGACACGGACGACGGCTTCGCGCTGCTGCTCGGGCTGTTCGACTCCACCATCACCTACCGGGCGCAGTTCCAGGCCCGGCGCGAGGTGCCGCCGCTGCTGCACCTGGTGGTGCTGGACACCGACAACCCGCGTTCGCTCGCCTGGGTGGCCCGCACGCTGCGCGAGCGGCTGCGCAAGCTCTCGCGCCACGATCCGGTCTGGGCCGACCAGATCGTGCGCGTGCTGCCCCGTCCGGAAGACTGGTCGCTCGAAACCCTGAGCACCCGCGACGCCGACGGCCGCTACACCGCCTTGCTCGATGCGCTGCAGACCTGCTGCACCTCGGTGCTGGGCTTGTCCAACGAAATCAGCCGCCACCTGTTCTCGCATGTGGGGCCGGCAGACCGCACCGTATGGCAGTGATTCCTGTACCGGAGGACGCGGCGGTGACGCTGCGGGTTCTCCACGAAACCGCCTACGCCTACGACGCGCCGGTCGAGCTGGCCCACCACCTCGGGCACCTGCGTCCGCGTGCAACGCCCTTGCAGCGCGTGTGCGAGTGGCAACTGTCGGTCGCGCCGCAGCCGGATGTGGGAGATGACGACCCGGACGGGCCGGTCGACGGGTCGGATTGCCATGTGACGGTGTCGCCCGGCGTGCACCAGAGTGTCGATCCCTGGGGCAACCACCGGGCGAGCTTCTCGCATTCCCGGGTGCACGACCGGCTGGTGGTGGTGTCGAGCTTCGTGGTCGAGGTCGATCCGCTGCCGACGCTGCACCCCGGGGCCAGCCCGCCCTGGGAGGCCGTGGCCGAGCGCCTGCGCTACCGGCCCGGCGCGGGGTTCGATGAAGCCGTGGAGTTCACGCTCGGTTCGGCCTATGCCCCGCGCGAGGCCTCGCTGGCGCGGTTCGCGACGCGGGTGTTCCGGCCGGGCACGCCGCTGCTGGCAGGGGCGCTGGCGATGATGCACCTGATCTTCCGGTATTTCGCCTACAAGCCGCTGGCCACCTCGGTCAACACGCGGGCCCCGGAGGCGCTGGCCCAGCGCCAGGGCGTCTGCCAGGACTTCGCGCACGTGATGATCGGTGCCATGCGCTCGATCGGACTCGCCGCCCGCTACGTCAGCGGCTACCTGCTGACCCGTCCGCCGCCCGGACAGCCGCGCCTGATCGGGGCCGATGCCTCGCACGCCTGGGTCTCGGTCTGGTGCCCGGTGCATGGCTGGGTGGCGCTGGATCCGACCAATGCCGTGCCAGCCGGCACCGACCACGTCACGCTGGCCTGGGGGCGCGACTATGCCGACGTTGCACCATTGCGGGGCGTGATCCGGGGTGGCGGGCGTGCAGTGCCGCGGGTGGCGGTGACGGTGGAGCCGCTGGAGACGGTGTTCGACTCCGACTGAGCCCTGGGGATTTGGCGTGACGGTTTGGCCCGCGTCTTGCAAGATGCGGACGTGAAGTATCAGATCCGTCACCGCACCCATTACCGCTACACCCAGCCCCTGCACAGCGCCACCCAGACGCTGTGCCTGACGCCGCGCCACACCGACACCCAGATCGTCCACCACTGGCAGCTCGCGTCGGCCACACCGCTGCAGGCCCAGACCGATGCCTGGGGCAACCAAAGCCATGTGCTGACGGCAGGCGCCGGGGCGCGGATGCTCCAGTGCGAGGCCACCGGGATGGTCGAGGCGCTGGGCGAATCGCTGCAGACCGATCCGCTGGGACCGGATCCGCGGCTCTACCTCATGCCATCGACGCTGGCACGTGCCGACGAGGCGCTGCGCCGCAGCGCGCTGGTGGCTGTGCGCGGCGTGGACGGCAGTCGGGCGCAGGCGCAGGCGCTGGCTGCGCTCGTGGCGGAGCGGGTGCGCTACCAGCCGGGGTGCACCAATGCGAACACCACCGCGGCCGAGGCCTGGCTTGGCGGGGCGGGGGTCTGTCAGGACCAGGCCCACGTGCTGGTCGCCGCCTGCCGGGCCGTGGGCCTGCCGGCGCGTTATGTCAGCGGCTATTTCCATGCACCAGGCTCGCCGGAACTCGCCAGCCACGCCTGGGCGCAGGTCTGCCTGGACCCGACGGCGCGGCGCTGGCTCGGTCTGGACGTGACCCATGGCTGCGTGGTGGACGAGCGCCACGTGCAGATCGCCGTCGGGCCGGACTATGCGGCCTGCGCACCGGTGCGCGGCGTGCGCAGTGGCGGGGGCAGCGAGCGGCTGACGGTGTCGGTCGAGGTCGCGCTCCTGGCTTGATTCCGAACAGCTACAGTTTTTCTGGCCATACGTCGATATGGATGCACCGGTGAACTTCACCGTTCCAACGACGCTGCCACTGCCATGATCAAAACCCTGCAACGTTTTCAGCGACTGCTGGGGTCGCGCTCCGAGGCGACCACCGACACGCAAGTGCTCGACGAGTGGGCTGATACCCGCGGGCACCGGCTCAAGCGGGTCCGCCATGGCGACGGGCGTGTGGTCGAGTTCGAATGGGAGGGCCGCCGCGGTCGGCTCGAATGGGGTCCGAGCAAGCGCGCGTACATCCCGCAGTGGGAACTGCGCGTGTGCATCGAGGCGGGCTTGCCGCAGCATCTGGAGATGCTGCTGATGTCGCGCTCACTGGCGCAGCGCCTGGATTCGCAGGCCTACCAGACGCTCGTGCAGGACCACCAGACCGGCATCGACGCGACGTTGCCGGAAGAGGTGCGCTGGCTGTCGATGCTGGAGCGCGTGCCGGTGCCGTCGACCGTGGCCGGCTACGTGATGCTGTCGTCTTCGCCGCCCCATGCCCAGCGCTGGCTGGACGGCGACTTGCTGAGCCGCGTCAGCCGCGCAGCCCACAACTGGCTCGGCAACGACGCACCGCTGGTGCTGATGACGCTGCGCGGACGGATCTACCTGCGCACCGAAGCCATGGTGCCGGAGCAGGCCATGCTGGACGGCGCATGCCATCTGGCCGAAGCGGCGGCCGCCTCGGCGCGGCAACTGATGACCAAGGCGTCTGCAGTCTCGACCCGCGGACCATCTGCCGGTCGACTGGTCCACGTGTCCCCGCTGGACGAGCCCTCGGTGATGGAGATCCCGATGGACTCGGACATGATGGCGCTGGGCATGCCATCCCGGATCGGGCCGCACACCGACATCGCCTTCTGATTCAGACCGACCGGGCGCCCGCCTTCAGGGCGTGTTTCCACGCCAGTTCCGCCATCGGCCGTGCCCCGGCACCGGCCTGCCGCGCCTGCGCGCTGGACGCGGTGCCGTCCACCACCCGCCGCGCGATGCCTTGCAGGATCGCGGCGATGCGGAACATGTTGTAGGCGAGGTAGTAGTCCCAGTCGGGCATCAGCGCTTCAGAGGTCAGCCCTCCGCTGCGCCCTTCGTTGACCCGCGCCAGATAGCGCTGCACATACTCCGCCTCGGACGGAATCCCCAGCGGCGCCAGATCCACGCCGCCGATGCCCCGGAAGGTGCCCGGCGGGATGTGCCAGGCCATGCAGTGGTAGCTGAAATCGGCGATCGGGTGGCCGAGCGTCGACAGCTCCCAGTCCAGCACCGCCAGCACCCGTGGCTCCGTCGGGTGGAACATCAGGTTGTCGAGCCGGTAGTCGCCGTGGGCGATCGCGACCTGCGTGTCGTCGCGGGCATAGGCCGGCAGGTGCGCGGGCAGCCAGTCGATCAGCCGGTCCATCTCGGGGATCGGGTCGGTGACCGAGGCGAGGTACTGCTTGCTCCAGCGTGCGGTCTGGCGCTCGAAGTAGCTGCCCGGGCGGCCGTAGTCGCCCAGCCCGATGGCGACTGGATCGACCCGGTGCAGCGCGGCCATGACGCGGTTCATCTCGTCGTAGATGGCGCTGCGTTCCTCGCGCGCCATGTCCGGCAGCGTCTGGTCCCACAGCACGCGGCCGGCGACATGCTCCATCACGTAGAAGGCCCGGCCGATGACGCTTTCGTCCTCGCACAGCAGGTGCATCCGGGCCACCGGCACGTCGGTCGCGGCCAGCGCGTTCATCACGCGGAACTCGCGCTCGATGGCGTGCGCGGACGGCAGCAGCTTCGCCGCCGGCCCCGGCTTGGCGCGCATCACGTACAGGGCGCCGGGTGTTTCGAGCTGGTAGGTCGGGTTCGACTGTCCGCCCTTGAACTGGCGGACGCTCAGCGGCCCGGCGAAGCCCGGCAGGCGCTCGGCCAGCCAGCGCTCCAGGGCGGCGACGTCGAAGGCTTGCCCGTCGGCGACCGGGCGGGTGCCGGACTGGGCGGCGGCGTGGGTGTCCATGTCAGCGTGCTCCTGGGAAGGGATGCAGTGGGTGGCTTCAGCGTTCCGAGATCGCCAGCAGCTTGTCGCGCGAGAGCACGACCAGCCGCGTCGGCTCGACCCGCACCGCGCCTTCGCGCTCGAAGCCTTTGAGTTCCTGGTTGACGCGCTGCCGGGAGGCACCGACGAGCTGGGCCAGATCTTCCTGCGCGAGCTGGAGTCCGATGCGGGTCTCCTCGCCGTGCGGCACACCGTAGGCGCGGGCCAGCGTCAGCACCTGCTTGGCGAGCCGGGCGGCCAGTGGCTTGGTGTTGAGGTCTTCGAAGGACGCGAACATCAGCCGCATGCGCCGGCAGTTCAGCCGCAGCAGCGCCTCGGCCAGCTCGGCGTGGCGCGACAGCAGGTCGAAGAAGTCGTGTTTGCGCACGATCAGCAGCGTGGTCGGGCCGTGGGTGGTGGCGTCGTGGGTGCGCGGCAGGCCGTCGAAGAGGGCGATGTCGCCGAACCAGGTGCCCGGCTCGACATAGGTCAGCGTGATCTGCTTGCCCGACATCGACACCGAACTCACCCGCACGGCGCCGCTGGCCACGCCCACCCAGTCCACGGGTGGTGCGCCGCGCGTGGCGACCTGCACGCCGTCCGGGTAGCGGCGGATGATGGTGCGGTTCAGGATGTCCTGGCGCAGCGCGGGCGAGAGCTTGGCGTACCAGGAGCCGGACTCGATGTTCTGGCGTTCTTCAGGGGTCAGGACGGGCGTCGTCATGCGGGCAGGGTTCCAGTTCTCAGGTGCTCAGGTGTTCACGTGCGCAGGTACTGCGCGAGCAGCTTTTCCATCGTCGTCTGGCGCTCGCGGTGGTGGAGCCACTGCGAGGGGGACAGGTTCATCGCGCGCACGACCGCGTGGTCGGCGCCGATGTCGAGCACGTTGATGCAGGCCGGTGCCTGCTCGATCCGGCCGAAGAAGGCGCGTGTGCCGGCCAGCGCGCTCGACAGCAAGGCCCGGTTCACGCCGCCGTGCAGCACCAGCAGCGCGCAGTCCCAGTCGTCGCGCGCCAGGAAGCGTGTCCAGGCGGGCAGGCAGCGGTCGAGCAGTTCGCCCACGCTCTCGCCACCCAGGAAGCGGTGCTGCTCCACGGCCTCGCGCGTGGCACCGCCTTCGAAGGCGCCGAGGAAGGCGTCGCGCACCTGGTCCCGCGGCAGATCGGACAGACGGCCGGGGCGGATTTCCTGCAGCGCGGGGTCGGTCTCGATCGTGGTGGTCGAACGCGCCGCGGCGAGTGCACGCTGCGCAGTCTCCACCGTGCGCGGCAGGCCGCTGACCAGCACGCGGTCGAAGGTGACCGCCGATGCGGCGAACAGCGCGCCCGCGGCATCGGCCTGCGCACGGCCGGTGGCGTTGAGCGGCACGGTGTCGGGTGGGACCGGGGTGCCGTCGTCGAGGAAGTAGTCGACGGAGCCGTGGCGCATCAGGTAGAGGCGTCGGCGCGGGAGCGGGGTCTGCGTCATGTCGGGTCGGGGTCCGGGTCCGTGGTCGGTCAGCGGAACTGTGGCGCGCGCTTCTCGCGCCACGCGGCCAGGCCTTCGCCGCCGTTGTCGTGGTTGATGTTGGCGATGAAGGCGTCGCGTTCGCG is a window from the Sphaerotilus montanus genome containing:
- a CDS encoding transglutaminase family protein, which encodes MAVIPVPEDAAVTLRVLHETAYAYDAPVELAHHLGHLRPRATPLQRVCEWQLSVAPQPDVGDDDPDGPVDGSDCHVTVSPGVHQSVDPWGNHRASFSHSRVHDRLVVVSSFVVEVDPLPTLHPGASPPWEAVAERLRYRPGAGFDEAVEFTLGSAYAPREASLARFATRVFRPGTPLLAGALAMMHLIFRYFAYKPLATSVNTRAPEALAQRQGVCQDFAHVMIGAMRSIGLAARYVSGYLLTRPPPGQPRLIGADASHAWVSVWCPVHGWVALDPTNAVPAGTDHVTLAWGRDYADVAPLRGVIRGGGRAVPRVAVTVEPLETVFDSD
- a CDS encoding transglutaminase family protein — its product is MKYQIRHRTHYRYTQPLHSATQTLCLTPRHTDTQIVHHWQLASATPLQAQTDAWGNQSHVLTAGAGARMLQCEATGMVEALGESLQTDPLGPDPRLYLMPSTLARADEALRRSALVAVRGVDGSRAQAQALAALVAERVRYQPGCTNANTTAAEAWLGGAGVCQDQAHVLVAACRAVGLPARYVSGYFHAPGSPELASHAWAQVCLDPTARRWLGLDVTHGCVVDERHVQIAVGPDYAACAPVRGVRSGGGSERLTVSVEVALLA
- a CDS encoding Crp/Fnr family transcriptional regulator, whose protein sequence is MTTPVLTPEERQNIESGSWYAKLSPALRQDILNRTIIRRYPDGVQVATRGAPPVDWVGVASGAVRVSSVSMSGKQITLTYVEPGTWFGDIALFDGLPRTHDATTHGPTTLLIVRKHDFFDLLSRHAELAEALLRLNCRRMRLMFASFEDLNTKPLAARLAKQVLTLARAYGVPHGEETRIGLQLAQEDLAQLVGASRQRVNQELKGFEREGAVRVEPTRLVVLSRDKLLAISER
- a CDS encoding histidine phosphatase family protein — its product is MTQTPLPRRRLYLMRHGSVDYFLDDGTPVPPDTVPLNATGRAQADAAGALFAASAVTFDRVLVSGLPRTVETAQRALAAARSTTTIETDPALQEIRPGRLSDLPRDQVRDAFLGAFEGGATREAVEQHRFLGGESVGELLDRCLPAWTRFLARDDWDCALLVLHGGVNRALLSSALAGTRAFFGRIEQAPACINVLDIGADHAVVRAMNLSPSQWLHHRERQTTMEKLLAQYLRT
- a CDS encoding phosphotransferase, encoding MDTHAAAQSGTRPVADGQAFDVAALERWLAERLPGFAGPLSVRQFKGGQSNPTYQLETPGALYVMRAKPGPAAKLLPSAHAIEREFRVMNALAATDVPVARMHLLCEDESVIGRAFYVMEHVAGRVLWDQTLPDMAREERSAIYDEMNRVMAALHRVDPVAIGLGDYGRPGSYFERQTARWSKQYLASVTDPIPEMDRLIDWLPAHLPAYARDDTQVAIAHGDYRLDNLMFHPTEPRVLAVLDWELSTLGHPIADFSYHCMAWHIPPGTFRGIGGVDLAPLGIPSEAEYVQRYLARVNEGRSGGLTSEALMPDWDYYLAYNMFRIAAILQGIARRVVDGTASSAQARQAGAGARPMAELAWKHALKAGARSV